The Marinilongibacter aquaticus genome has a window encoding:
- a CDS encoding transketolase: MQIKELEDIASQVRRDIVRMVHHSASGHPGGSLGCTDLLVALYFQQMKINNRKGKGGFLSFKMDGVGEDLFFLSNGHISPVFYSVLSRRGYFDTQELGTFRMINSRLQGHPTTHEHLPGIRVASGSLGQGLSVAIGAALAKRLSGDDRMVYCLMGDGEQQEGQIWEAAQFAPHHKVDNLVAIIDLNGQQIDGSTHDVMNNRDLGAKYKAFGWRVMEIENGNDMEQVVKGLRKAKRISGKEQPILILLKTEMGAGVDFMMGSHKWHGIAPNDEQLAAALAQLPETLGDY, encoded by the coding sequence ATGCAGATTAAAGAACTCGAAGATATTGCATCTCAGGTACGACGTGACATCGTTCGGATGGTTCACCACAGTGCTTCGGGTCACCCAGGTGGCTCTCTAGGCTGCACCGACTTGCTGGTGGCCTTGTATTTTCAGCAGATGAAGATCAACAACAGAAAGGGAAAGGGCGGCTTTCTGTCCTTTAAAATGGATGGAGTTGGCGAAGATTTGTTTTTCCTTTCCAATGGCCACATCTCCCCTGTTTTTTATTCTGTATTGTCGAGAAGAGGATATTTCGATACTCAAGAATTGGGTACGTTTAGAATGATAAACAGCCGTTTGCAGGGTCACCCTACTACGCATGAGCACCTTCCGGGCATCCGCGTGGCTTCTGGCTCTTTGGGTCAAGGGCTCTCGGTAGCCATTGGTGCAGCATTGGCCAAACGCCTAAGCGGCGACGACCGCATGGTATATTGCCTAATGGGCGATGGCGAGCAACAGGAAGGTCAAATTTGGGAAGCAGCTCAATTTGCTCCGCATCATAAGGTAGATAATCTGGTGGCCATTATTGATTTGAACGGCCAGCAAATCGACGGTTCTACTCACGATGTAATGAACAACCGCGACTTGGGAGCAAAATATAAAGCTTTCGGATGGCGAGTGATGGAGATCGAGAATGGAAACGATATGGAACAAGTAGTGAAAGGGCTACGGAAAGCCAAGCGTATCTCTGGTAAAGAACAACCGATCCTTATTCTGTTGAAAACAGAAATGGGTGCAGGGGTTGATTTCATGATGGGAAGCCACAAATGGCACGGTATTGCTCCGAACGACGAGCAATTGGCGGCCGCTTTGGCCCAGCTTCCAGAGACCTTGGGCGATTATTAA
- a CDS encoding ABC transporter ATP-binding protein, giving the protein MKIELKNIGKKFRSEWVFRNLNYQFEDGQKYAITGHNGSGKSTLLQIISGVLPANSGEVLYCKADNSPVSSEEIHKSMAYAAPYMELVEEFTLDEAIDFHTKFKPFKKGLSKHNFLEKVYLKEHRDKQIRQFSSGMKQRFKLGLAFYSEADILLLDEPTTNLDERGILWYLDHVRESEAKIVIISSNDEREYAFCNDILDIEAMKKMH; this is encoded by the coding sequence TTGAAAATCGAACTAAAAAATATTGGTAAGAAATTCCGGAGCGAATGGGTTTTCCGGAATTTAAATTATCAATTTGAAGATGGGCAGAAATATGCCATAACGGGCCACAATGGCTCAGGAAAATCCACATTACTTCAAATTATTTCGGGTGTATTGCCCGCCAACTCTGGCGAAGTATTGTATTGCAAAGCAGACAATTCACCAGTTTCTTCAGAAGAAATACACAAATCAATGGCTTATGCGGCCCCATATATGGAGCTCGTAGAAGAGTTTACTTTGGATGAAGCCATTGATTTTCACACCAAATTCAAGCCTTTTAAAAAGGGGCTTTCCAAACATAATTTTCTTGAGAAAGTCTATCTTAAAGAACACCGAGATAAACAAATTCGTCAATTTTCGTCGGGAATGAAACAGAGGTTCAAACTGGGACTTGCTTTCTATTCCGAAGCGGATATCTTATTGCTCGACGAACCCACCACCAATTTGGATGAAAGAGGAATTCTGTGGTATCTCGACCATGTACGTGAATCGGAAGCTAAAATTGTGATCATTTCGTCGAATGACGAAAGAGAATATGCTTTTTGTAACGATATTTTGGATATCGAAGCAATGAAAAAAATGCATTAA
- a CDS encoding RNA polymerase sigma factor — MSADEKILELLADENRRQEAFGLILSTYKERLYYLVRKILIDHDDTDDVLQEVFIKVWKNLGSYRGDSQLYTWLYRIATNESLSFIRRRKKAQNISMDENPELMNLFESNSKAGHISGDDIAIALQRAVLQLPEKQRIVFNLKYFEYLSYEEISEITSTTVGGLKANYHAAKKRIEEILGGD; from the coding sequence ATGAGTGCAGACGAAAAAATACTCGAACTTTTGGCCGATGAAAATCGGAGACAAGAGGCTTTTGGGTTGATACTCAGCACCTACAAGGAACGTCTCTACTATTTGGTGCGTAAAATCCTAATCGATCACGACGATACGGACGATGTTTTACAGGAAGTCTTCATCAAGGTTTGGAAAAACTTGGGAAGCTACCGTGGTGATTCACAATTGTACACTTGGCTTTACCGTATAGCCACCAACGAATCTTTGTCTTTTATTCGAAGAAGGAAAAAGGCCCAGAACATTTCGATGGACGAAAATCCTGAATTGATGAACCTGTTTGAAAGCAACAGTAAAGCGGGGCATATTTCGGGCGATGATATTGCGATTGCTTTGCAAAGAGCAGTATTGCAATTGCCTGAAAAACAAAGAATTGTATTTAATTTGAAGTACTTTGAATACCTAAGTTATGAGGAGATTTCGGAGATCACTTCTACCACAGTGGGTGGCTTGAAAGCGAATTACCATGCCGCCAAAAAAAGAATAGAAGAAATCTTGGGTGGAGATTAA
- a CDS encoding transketolase family protein, producing the protein MKKYTYTEKQDTRSGFGDGMTELGRTNPKVVTLCADLVGSLKTATFIKENPERFFQTGIAEANMMGISAGLAIGGYIPYPSTFANFGSGRVYDQIRQSIAYSNKNVKISVSHAGLTLGEDGATHQILEDIAMMRAMPNMTVINPCDYNQTKAATLALAEHVGPAYLRFGRPKVPVFTDPNQKFEIGKAWMVNEGKDVSIFATGHLVWEAIQAGEILAEKGIDAEIINIHTIKPLDEAAILKSVRKTKCVVSCEEHQMNGGLGDAVAQVLAKNFIAPQEYVAVDNSFGESGTPEQLMAKYGLSADNIVEKALKVIGRKA; encoded by the coding sequence ATGAAAAAATATACCTACACCGAAAAGCAAGATACGCGATCAGGATTTGGCGATGGCATGACTGAACTTGGCCGGACAAATCCAAAAGTGGTGACACTTTGTGCCGACTTGGTAGGATCTTTGAAAACAGCCACATTCATTAAAGAAAACCCCGAGCGTTTTTTCCAAACAGGAATCGCTGAGGCCAATATGATGGGCATTTCTGCTGGTTTGGCAATTGGAGGCTACATCCCTTATCCGAGTACTTTTGCAAACTTTGGATCGGGACGCGTTTACGATCAAATCCGTCAATCGATTGCCTATTCCAATAAAAATGTAAAAATATCTGTTTCGCATGCAGGCCTTACTTTGGGAGAAGATGGAGCAACGCACCAAATTCTTGAAGATATTGCGATGATGCGTGCCATGCCAAACATGACCGTGATCAACCCCTGTGATTACAATCAAACCAAAGCGGCGACTTTGGCCTTGGCCGAACATGTAGGCCCGGCATACCTTCGCTTTGGACGGCCAAAAGTACCCGTATTCACCGATCCGAACCAAAAGTTCGAAATTGGAAAGGCATGGATGGTGAACGAAGGAAAAGACGTGAGCATTTTTGCCACAGGACACTTGGTTTGGGAAGCAATTCAAGCTGGTGAGATTTTGGCAGAAAAGGGTATTGATGCCGAAATTATCAATATTCATACAATCAAACCTTTGGACGAAGCCGCCATTCTAAAGTCTGTGCGAAAAACCAAATGTGTAGTAAGCTGCGAAGAACACCAAATGAACGGTGGGCTTGGGGACGCCGTAGCACAGGTTTTGGCTAAAAACTTTATCGCTCCACAGGAATATGTGGCCGTAGACAACTCTTTTGGCGAGTCTGGCACACCAGAACAACTTATGGCGAAATATGGTCTTTCTGCCGACAATATTGTTGAGAAAGCCTTGAAAGTAATAGGTCGTAAGGCTTAA
- the bcp gene encoding thioredoxin-dependent thiol peroxidase, whose protein sequence is MSLKIGDKAPDFVTIDQNNREVKLSDYQGQKVLLYFYPKDNTPTCTTQACNIRDNFDAFKSKGIQVFGISVNGAKSHQNFIKKFDLPFDLLVDIDHEIQEKYGVWAEKTTFGKTYMGTLRTSFLIDENGHIEKIIDKVKSKEHSDQVLN, encoded by the coding sequence ATGAGTTTGAAAATTGGAGACAAAGCCCCTGATTTTGTAACAATCGATCAGAATAACCGTGAAGTGAAATTAAGCGATTACCAAGGCCAAAAAGTTTTGCTTTACTTTTACCCGAAAGACAACACCCCAACCTGCACCACGCAGGCTTGCAATATCCGCGACAATTTCGATGCGTTTAAAAGCAAGGGCATTCAGGTTTTTGGTATCAGCGTAAACGGAGCCAAATCGCATCAGAATTTTATTAAGAAATTCGACCTACCCTTTGATTTACTTGTGGATATCGATCATGAAATTCAGGAAAAATACGGTGTTTGGGCCGAGAAAACCACCTTTGGGAAAACCTATATGGGAACCCTGAGAACATCCTTCCTGATTGATGAAAACGGGCACATTGAAAAGATCATAGACAAGGTAAAGTCGAAAGAGCACAGCGATCAGGTGCTAAATTGA
- a CDS encoding DUF4920 domain-containing protein, with translation MKKIVFTSLLAIFSICASQAQKSYKSFGESFSPSEIVPAKILTSTEKASVEVKGTVEAVCPVKGCWMKLKLDNGQTMRVTFKDYGFFVPKDMPSGTSVIIKGKPEIQVTSVKELKHYAQDAGKSKSEIAAINRPLEELTFVADGVLVAQ, from the coding sequence ATGAAAAAGATCGTTTTCACCTCATTACTGGCCATTTTTTCAATCTGTGCAAGTCAGGCACAGAAGAGCTATAAAAGTTTTGGAGAAAGCTTTTCGCCTTCTGAAATTGTGCCTGCAAAAATTCTGACGTCTACGGAAAAGGCTTCAGTTGAAGTAAAAGGCACGGTAGAGGCCGTTTGTCCTGTAAAGGGATGTTGGATGAAATTGAAGCTTGACAATGGGCAAACAATGCGTGTTACTTTCAAAGACTACGGCTTTTTTGTGCCCAAAGATATGCCCTCAGGCACTTCGGTGATCATTAAAGGAAAGCCCGAAATTCAGGTGACTTCAGTGAAAGAGCTGAAGCATTACGCCCAAGATGCAGGAAAATCAAAATCAGAAATAGCGGCCATCAACAGACCACTTGAGGAACTGACTTTTGTGGCCGATGGCGTGCTTGTGGCTCAGTGA
- a CDS encoding M23 family metallopeptidase: MILITPLLFLLSHFFAHDKLPEPKPEHAAPKEISYEKGYFAFPLNPGRTTSLSGSFGDIRVNHFHAGLDIRTGGVEGKSIYSAADGYVSRIRVDIGGYGNALYITHPNGLTTVYGHLKEYSKRIKERLTAEQYAQETWRLDLELGPDEIPVKKGELIALSGNTGGSGGPHLHFEIRDAQERTLDPALFGFSEIKDNRAPTIEYITLKCLSKEARINGQFGIFDFPVVLDSRGVYHINQKIKVWGDIGIEMYAYDKAETSPFKLGIKELLVSRNGVSTFNYRLKPMPFNNKIDLNVHTDYKRMVEKNDKLHKGYFELGNTLDFYDYDNNLGIFHFAENGNNEIIAKLNDPFDNWRTLDFSLEALSETNGTVPNSLQSRQKNDAELYESIIKLTVRKSSKPVFLLENNRRKEIKAAYENAVEQTFLIDLNEDFFTHYEYDGQKYPLPVSHWVSPKIPTLLSPTFEVDFGKELYSKIFIEAKDEGQILHLHEDILPLRGRFDVKWQTSLSDIDEEKDKVYLIGGRKPKYVGGQWDGQRILFRPKEFGKYKVLRDSKNPTVQLRSANANNLIFRIDDALSGIKAFECRVNGQWVLMEYEYKNGLLWSEKLDNTPFKGEVELKVWDNCNNLEIYKTKL, encoded by the coding sequence GTGATTCTGATAACGCCCCTACTCTTTCTTTTATCCCACTTTTTTGCACACGACAAACTTCCTGAACCCAAACCCGAGCATGCAGCTCCAAAAGAAATTAGCTACGAAAAAGGCTATTTCGCATTTCCCTTGAACCCGGGACGCACCACCTCGCTTTCGGGCTCTTTCGGTGATATTCGTGTCAATCACTTCCATGCAGGATTGGACATTCGTACAGGCGGAGTAGAAGGCAAAAGCATTTATTCTGCAGCAGACGGCTATGTATCCCGAATTCGAGTGGATATCGGTGGATACGGAAACGCTCTTTACATTACGCATCCAAACGGCCTCACCACCGTATATGGCCACTTGAAAGAATATTCCAAACGCATCAAAGAAAGGTTGACGGCCGAACAGTACGCCCAAGAGACTTGGCGATTGGATTTGGAATTGGGCCCCGATGAAATTCCAGTGAAAAAAGGTGAGCTGATAGCTCTTTCTGGAAATACAGGAGGAAGCGGCGGACCACACCTGCATTTCGAAATTCGCGACGCCCAAGAAAGAACACTCGATCCGGCTTTGTTTGGTTTTTCAGAAATCAAAGACAACCGAGCACCTACGATAGAATACATTACCCTGAAATGCCTTTCAAAAGAAGCCCGTATTAATGGGCAGTTTGGTATTTTCGATTTTCCTGTCGTACTCGACAGCCGCGGGGTGTATCACATCAATCAGAAAATTAAAGTCTGGGGCGATATTGGTATAGAAATGTATGCCTACGATAAAGCCGAAACCTCCCCTTTCAAACTGGGCATCAAAGAGCTTTTGGTTTCGCGAAATGGTGTATCAACTTTCAATTACCGCCTGAAACCCATGCCTTTCAACAACAAGATAGACCTGAATGTGCATACGGACTATAAACGCATGGTCGAGAAAAACGACAAATTGCACAAAGGCTATTTCGAACTTGGAAATACGCTTGACTTCTACGATTACGACAATAATTTGGGCATTTTTCATTTCGCAGAAAATGGAAATAATGAAATTATTGCGAAACTGAACGACCCTTTCGACAATTGGAGAACATTGGATTTTAGCCTCGAGGCCTTGTCCGAAACAAACGGAACTGTGCCAAACAGTTTGCAGAGCCGACAAAAAAATGATGCGGAACTGTATGAATCTATAATAAAGTTGACCGTACGGAAATCATCAAAACCCGTATTCTTGTTGGAGAACAATCGCCGAAAGGAAATTAAAGCCGCTTACGAAAATGCCGTAGAGCAAACTTTTTTGATCGATCTAAACGAAGACTTTTTCACACATTACGAGTACGATGGCCAAAAGTACCCTTTGCCTGTAAGCCATTGGGTAAGCCCCAAAATTCCTACATTGCTATCGCCAACTTTCGAGGTGGATTTTGGAAAAGAGTTGTATTCCAAAATTTTTATCGAAGCCAAAGACGAAGGCCAAATCTTGCATTTGCACGAAGATATTTTACCCTTACGCGGACGGTTTGATGTAAAATGGCAAACAAGCCTATCGGATATCGACGAAGAAAAAGACAAAGTGTATTTGATTGGCGGAAGAAAACCGAAGTACGTGGGAGGGCAATGGGATGGCCAGCGTATTCTTTTTCGCCCCAAAGAGTTTGGAAAATACAAGGTATTGAGAGACAGCAAAAATCCAACGGTACAGTTGAGATCGGCAAATGCAAACAATTTGATTTTCAGAATTGACGATGCTCTCTCCGGAATCAAAGCCTTTGAATGCCGGGTGAATGGCCAATGGGTTTTGATGGAGTATGAATACAAAAATGGACTGTTGTGGTCCGAAAAACTAGACAATACGCCGTTTAAAGGCGAAGTTGAGCTCAAGGTTTGGGACAACTGCAACAATTTGGAAATTTATAAAACGAAGCTTTAA